A region from the Deinococcus sp. KNUC1210 genome encodes:
- a CDS encoding IS66 family transposase — MTAERDTLVAEVQDLKAQLGADSTTSNLPPSTDKPWKPQSERVKTGRPSGGQPGHAGKTLEMSAHPDTVIFLPVTGRCACGQAWEDVPVQDRLARQVHDLPETRFHVTEYLAEVKICPCCTARQQATFPASVPGQVQYGPHVHALSTLLNVVHFIPLARTAEIIATLYGSAPSDGTISLNLNVAAERLKGFEAQVKVALLAEPVLYADETGSKVNGKLQWLHILTCASYTLYGHHRSRGHDALVAMGVLPDYRGTLMHDAWRTYLSLPMDHALCNAHLLRELRGLHEHFQQEWAGELRSALRCVYHLKKSSTLTAIGVEAFKAHFDTLVAAGLVSNPAAERAAGQRGLVKQSRARNVALRCQRYKREMLRFLDDDRMPFDNNLAEQGIRMMCGKRKISGGFRSERGGDVFCRVRSYVATLHKQGMNVWDGLVSVFTDNVHLPVFLT; from the coding sequence GTGACGGCTGAGCGCGACACCCTGGTGGCGGAGGTCCAAGACTTGAAGGCACAGCTCGGTGCGGACAGCACCACGTCGAATCTCCCTCCGAGCACAGACAAGCCCTGGAAACCACAGAGCGAGCGGGTCAAGACGGGGCGGCCATCGGGTGGTCAACCGGGTCACGCGGGGAAGACATTAGAGATGAGCGCTCACCCGGACACGGTGATCTTCCTGCCGGTCACGGGGCGCTGTGCGTGCGGGCAGGCGTGGGAAGACGTTCCTGTGCAAGACCGGTTGGCTCGGCAAGTCCATGACTTGCCAGAGACGCGCTTCCACGTCACCGAATACCTGGCGGAGGTCAAGATTTGTCCGTGCTGCACGGCCCGGCAGCAGGCGACATTTCCAGCGTCGGTCCCGGGGCAGGTGCAGTACGGTCCACATGTCCATGCACTGAGCACTCTACTGAATGTGGTCCATTTCATCCCGCTGGCCCGGACCGCAGAGATCATCGCGACCCTCTACGGCTCAGCCCCGAGTGACGGCACCATCTCCCTCAACTTGAATGTCGCAGCGGAGCGCCTCAAAGGTTTTGAGGCGCAGGTGAAGGTGGCGTTGCTGGCTGAACCGGTCCTGTACGCCGATGAGACCGGGAGCAAGGTGAACGGGAAGCTGCAGTGGCTGCACATTCTGACGTGCGCGTCGTACACGCTGTACGGACATCATCGCAGCCGTGGGCATGACGCGCTGGTGGCGATGGGCGTGCTGCCGGACTATCGGGGGACGCTGATGCATGACGCCTGGCGGACGTACCTGTCGCTGCCGATGGACCACGCGCTGTGCAATGCCCATCTGCTCCGGGAATTGCGTGGGCTGCACGAGCACTTCCAGCAGGAGTGGGCCGGGGAGTTGCGCAGTGCGCTGCGGTGCGTGTACCACCTGAAGAAGTCCAGCACCCTGACGGCTATAGGGGTGGAGGCGTTCAAGGCTCACTTCGATACTCTGGTCGCGGCTGGGTTGGTCTCCAACCCAGCCGCTGAACGTGCCGCTGGGCAGCGCGGCCTTGTGAAGCAGAGTCGAGCGCGGAATGTGGCGCTGAGATGTCAGAGGTATAAGCGGGAGATGCTGCGGTTTCTGGATGATGACCGGATGCCATTCGATAACAATCTGGCGGAGCAGGGGATTCGAATGATGTGTGGGAAGCGGAAGATCTCTGGGGGCTTTCGGTCCGAGCGGGGTGGGGATGTGTTCTGCCGTGTCCGGAGCTACGTGGCCACCTTGCACAAGCAGGGGATGAATGTGTGGGATGGACTGGTGAGTGTGTTCACCGACAATGTTCATCTGCCCGTTTTCTTGACTTAA
- a CDS encoding BsuPI-related putative proteinase inhibitor, which produces MLNIRQITGAALKILVYFLKIISVSVFICYSALASQEIISMPNTNIAPSVEDQNVGNFPIRFNLITLASYIVGQSIIFKLFIKNISQSDLTISVARNVPDYDVIVLDSQGTLVWRCKDDSEIVRLGMDEDQTIAGGQVWEFRCTWKQNNQNAGAISPGLYIAKASLLVNESNIFSVVRQFNIK; this is translated from the coding sequence ATGCTAAACATTCGCCAAATAACAGGAGCGGCATTGAAAATATTGGTATATTTTTTGAAAATCATTAGTGTTTCAGTATTCATTTGTTACTCTGCACTTGCGTCACAAGAAATTATCTCAATGCCAAATACGAACATTGCTCCATCTGTAGAAGATCAAAATGTTGGTAATTTTCCCATCCGGTTCAATCTCATAACACTCGCTAGTTATATCGTGGGACAATCAATAATCTTTAAGCTATTCATTAAAAATATATCTCAAAGTGATCTCACTATTTCAGTTGCCCGCAATGTTCCAGATTATGACGTTATCGTTTTAGATTCGCAGGGCACTTTGGTTTGGCGATGCAAAGACGATTCAGAGATCGTTCGTCTTGGAATGGATGAGGATCAAACAATTGCGGGTGGCCAAGTCTGGGAATTCCGTTGCACCTGGAAACAAAACAACCAAAATGCGGGAGCCATTTCTCCAGGCCTCTATATTGCTAAAGCCTCTCTACTGGTTAATGAATCTAATATATTCTCAGTTGTGCGTCAATTTAATATAAAGTAG
- a CDS encoding alpha/beta fold hydrolase encodes MSYAEINGLHLYYEMQGDGQDGTVPIVLLHGSMEAATAFDALAPALSDSRKVIRVDLQAHGRTGDINRPMRLETLADDIAALLKHLDVPLADVLGYSMGGGVALRLAIQHPHQVRKLIVVSFPFASAGRHPEIQAGLHQLGPQMAGALVGSPSSAVLAVGAASGGLAAAHHPCGGGDGTRVRLDRGHPNA; translated from the coding sequence ATGAGTTACGCAGAAATCAATGGCCTGCACCTCTACTATGAGATGCAGGGCGACGGGCAGGACGGCACAGTCCCGATCGTCCTGCTTCACGGTTCCATGGAGGCCGCGACCGCGTTCGACGCGCTCGCCCCGGCCCTGAGCGATTCGCGGAAGGTGATTCGGGTCGATCTGCAGGCGCATGGGCGCACCGGAGACATCAACCGCCCGATGCGTCTTGAAACGCTGGCCGACGACATTGCGGCCCTGCTGAAGCACCTGGATGTGCCGCTGGCCGATGTCCTCGGTTACTCCATGGGCGGTGGGGTCGCGCTTCGTCTGGCGATCCAGCATCCGCACCAGGTCAGAAAGCTGATCGTGGTGTCCTTTCCGTTCGCCAGTGCCGGACGGCATCCAGAAATCCAGGCCGGCCTGCACCAGCTCGGGCCGCAGATGGCCGGCGCCCTGGTCGGGAGCCCCTCATCAGCTGTACTTGCGGTTGGCGCCGCGTCCGGAGGACTGGCCGCAGCTCATCACCCGTGTGGCGGAGGCGATGGGACCCGAGTTCGACTGGACCGCGGACATCCCAACGCTTGA
- a CDS encoding STM4504/CBY_0614 family protein has translation MPIYEPFCKRQQRERGEFPTTFQTDNIPDKLRGQAILILRNYLGETGQHNLGEIYAAIVEVISEELGIHDVNHKYLLDVWFSPKGDDKIFLSVIELSIRMRRGLIKDNFGNDDGFNFYYSTKGTTEEMIDDLNTRFKENGYGYQIENDTLIPIDDAYTHSEAVKPAIVLMVDEGFKGSLSEFMQAFEAYKSGNFKECLRECSNSIESVLKQIFDENVWTLPKKHQAAQLFEEALKYKLFPSYMLAHFSALASTVRDGVPTIRNNAAGHGGGTEIIEVDDFMARYVINL, from the coding sequence ATGCCCATCTACGAACCCTTCTGCAAACGTCAGCAGAGGGAGCGCGGGGAGTTTCCCACCACATTTCAGACAGACAATATACCCGATAAACTGCGTGGTCAAGCCATATTGATCCTACGTAACTATTTAGGTGAGACAGGGCAGCACAATCTAGGTGAGATTTACGCTGCTATTGTTGAAGTCATTTCAGAAGAGTTGGGTATACATGATGTTAATCACAAGTACCTTTTAGACGTTTGGTTTTCTCCTAAAGGTGACGATAAAATATTTCTTAGCGTAATTGAATTATCTATAAGAATGCGCAGAGGATTAATAAAAGATAATTTCGGAAACGATGATGGATTTAATTTCTACTACAGCACTAAAGGCACCACAGAAGAAATGATCGATGACCTTAATACGCGCTTTAAGGAGAATGGCTACGGCTACCAAATAGAGAATGATACCCTTATTCCTATAGATGACGCATACACTCATTCCGAGGCCGTAAAGCCTGCAATAGTCTTGATGGTAGATGAAGGCTTTAAAGGCTCGCTAAGTGAGTTCATGCAGGCCTTTGAAGCATACAAAAGCGGTAACTTCAAAGAATGCCTACGTGAGTGTTCTAATTCTATTGAAAGTGTCCTTAAGCAGATATTTGATGAGAATGTTTGGACACTGCCCAAAAAGCATCAGGCGGCACAGTTATTTGAGGAAGCACTCAAATATAAACTTTTCCCTTCCTACATGCTTGCACATTTCAGTGCTCTCGCCAGCACAGTAAGAGACGGTGTACCAACAATTCGTAACAACGCGGCAGGGCATGGAGGTGGGACGGAGATAATAGAGGTGGATGATTTTATGGCCCGCTACGTTATTAATCTGTGA
- a CDS encoding transposase, translating to MPEQMFVGIDVSKARLDVAVLPSGEVFVVDNTARGLTELLIRLSDVQPQLVVLEATGGLEQAAMLALHDAGLPVTVLNPRQVRHFSRALGKHAKTDQIDAVLLAKFAQTLQPQAHVPGDASHRAFEALLARRRQVVDLLTMERNRLHSSHDAYVQGDLQEVITYLEGRREQLDQALQDAVQHDPTSQVTYTVLTSTPGVGPVVAFTLLAQLPELGSLSRQKVANLVGVAPLNWDSGKARGHRSIWGGRAEVRQVLYMAAVTAVRWNPTLKSVFDQLVHKGKPKKVALVACMRKLLIYLNAMVRDQALWQARPTV from the coding sequence ATGCCAGAGCAGATGTTCGTTGGGATTGATGTCTCGAAAGCCCGCCTCGATGTTGCGGTGCTGCCCAGTGGTGAAGTCTTCGTGGTGGACAACACCGCGCGAGGACTCACCGAACTGCTGATTCGCCTCTCTGACGTTCAGCCCCAGCTGGTGGTTCTGGAAGCGACTGGCGGCCTGGAACAGGCCGCGATGTTGGCGCTGCATGACGCGGGGTTGCCCGTGACGGTGTTGAACCCACGGCAGGTACGTCACTTTTCCCGCGCGCTGGGCAAGCACGCGAAAACGGATCAGATTGATGCGGTGCTGCTGGCCAAGTTTGCCCAAACGCTGCAACCGCAAGCCCACGTACCGGGCGATGCGTCACACCGTGCGTTTGAGGCGCTCCTGGCCCGTCGGCGTCAGGTGGTGGATCTGCTGACCATGGAGCGCAACCGACTCCACAGCAGCCACGATGCGTACGTACAAGGTGATCTCCAAGAGGTGATCACTTACCTCGAAGGGCGCCGAGAACAGCTGGATCAGGCTCTGCAGGACGCGGTGCAGCACGATCCGACGTCCCAGGTCACCTACACCGTGTTGACGTCAACACCCGGCGTCGGGCCCGTGGTGGCGTTCACGTTGCTCGCCCAACTCCCGGAGTTGGGCTCCCTCTCCAGACAGAAGGTTGCCAACCTGGTCGGGGTCGCCCCACTGAACTGGGACAGTGGCAAAGCGCGTGGTCACCGCAGCATCTGGGGTGGACGCGCCGAAGTGCGCCAGGTGTTGTACATGGCGGCGGTCACAGCGGTGCGCTGGAATCCGACGTTGAAAAGCGTGTTCGATCAGTTGGTTCACAAGGGAAAACCGAAGAAGGTGGCGCTGGTCGCGTGTATGCGGAAACTGCTGATCTATCTGAATGCGATGGTGCGGGATCAGGCTCTCTGGCAGGCTCGACCCACTGTTTGA
- a CDS encoding SDR family NAD(P)-dependent oxidoreductase — protein sequence MTLLAGKVAVVHGAGGAIGGAVAQAFAQHGAQVYLSGRTLATVEATASRIEAAGFRALSAQVDALDEVEVQTYLDTVVATAGRLDISFNAVGLEDEQGSALVDMTLSQVAHPVQRAVNTHFLTATAAARHMMKEGSGVIMAITAEMPSPYLGGFGIACAATELFCRQLALEVGPQGVRVVCLRSSGSPDAPGVDEVFHEHARNAGLTRAEFEMRISRNLALRRMPRLAEIGNAAVLAASDLASSMTASVLDVTCGGAGA from the coding sequence ATGACGTTGCTGGCAGGGAAAGTAGCGGTCGTCCACGGCGCCGGAGGTGCCATCGGTGGCGCGGTCGCCCAGGCGTTCGCCCAGCACGGGGCACAGGTGTATCTCAGCGGCCGTACGCTGGCCACGGTCGAGGCCACCGCCTCCAGGATCGAGGCGGCCGGTTTTCGCGCGTTATCAGCCCAGGTCGACGCTCTGGACGAGGTTGAAGTCCAGACGTACCTCGACACGGTCGTTGCGACGGCCGGCCGGCTGGACATCTCGTTCAACGCGGTTGGGCTGGAGGATGAACAGGGCAGTGCGCTGGTCGACATGACCCTGTCACAGGTCGCCCATCCGGTCCAGCGGGCCGTGAACACCCACTTCCTCACGGCCACCGCTGCGGCGCGCCACATGATGAAGGAGGGCTCTGGAGTGATCATGGCGATCACTGCGGAGATGCCCTCACCTTACCTCGGGGGATTCGGCATCGCCTGCGCCGCTACCGAATTGTTCTGCCGACAGTTGGCCCTGGAGGTGGGCCCACAGGGTGTCCGGGTCGTTTGTCTGCGTTCGTCGGGATCGCCGGACGCGCCGGGTGTGGACGAGGTGTTTCACGAGCATGCCCGAAATGCCGGCCTGACGCGCGCGGAGTTCGAAATGCGCATCAGCCGCAACCTTGCGCTGCGCCGGATGCCCCGACTGGCCGAAATCGGCAATGCGGCGGTGCTTGCCGCGTCGGACCTGGCCAGTTCGATGACCGCCAGCGTGCTCGATGTGACGTGCGGAGGTGCAGGCGCCTGA
- a CDS encoding alpha/beta fold hydrolase, producing the protein MGPEFDWTADIPTLECPVLLICGDADMFPPRHGADFFALLGGGLRDGGWDSSGMTAHRFAVFPGMTHSTLMSSPLLVPSLLPFLG; encoded by the coding sequence ATGGGACCCGAGTTCGACTGGACCGCGGACATCCCAACGCTTGAATGTCCGGTGCTGCTGATCTGCGGAGACGCCGACATGTTCCCGCCGCGGCACGGCGCGGACTTCTTCGCGCTGCTGGGCGGCGGCCTTCGCGACGGCGGCTGGGATTCGTCCGGCATGACCGCTCACCGGTTCGCGGTCTTTCCGGGAATGACGCACTCGACCCTGATGTCCTCGCCGCTGTTGGTGCCGTCTCTGCTGCCGTTCCTGGGTTGA
- a CDS encoding GyrI-like domain-containing protein: MSEATTMIHLQQQPTLSIRGTVLIADLGPTNGARLHALQAFVMQEHIPVVGAPFVRYHTFGDRETDVEVGIPVAVEHTGFGEIQAGHLPGGPALITEHLGAHDQLGKVYARIRQAMASEQRAPNGAAWEIYDWIDLGRNQGLSPMPPQSEWRTRLIQPLLP; encoded by the coding sequence ATGTCCGAGGCGACGACCATGATCCACCTTCAACAGCAGCCTACCCTGAGCATCCGGGGAACCGTCCTCATCGCCGACCTGGGGCCCACCAACGGCGCGCGGCTGCACGCGCTGCAGGCTTTCGTGATGCAGGAGCACATCCCGGTGGTCGGTGCCCCTTTCGTTCGCTATCACACCTTCGGCGACCGGGAAACGGACGTCGAGGTGGGCATCCCGGTCGCGGTAGAACATACCGGGTTCGGCGAGATCCAGGCCGGCCACCTGCCGGGCGGGCCCGCCCTGATCACCGAGCACCTCGGCGCTCACGATCAGCTCGGTAAAGTTTACGCGCGGATCCGTCAGGCGATGGCCTCCGAACAGCGCGCACCGAACGGCGCGGCCTGGGAGATCTATGACTGGATTGACCTGGGCAGGAATCAGGGCCTGTCCCCGATGCCGCCGCAGAGCGAATGGCGCACCCGCCTGATTCAGCCGCTCCTGCCCTGA